The following are encoded in a window of Candidatus Neomarinimicrobiota bacterium genomic DNA:
- the secD gene encoding protein translocase subunit SecD: MFRKTTIRFIIIGILLLLASYSLYWTIAYHTMDESKKEKLQAEGKLDKFIDRSMKMGLDLQGGMHIVLELNLPKLIESIATNKTPEFYDALNKATEEYKATERDFFDILLNKANEKNLRLIRHFTNRGFKNNEIIDNLRNEAKDAVSRALEIIRNRVDQFGVSEPTIQRAGQYRIIVELAGVQDPERARKIIQSTALLEFYLLKDPSITQKFIEAVDNYLKTGKKEDVSIDTSKAIDTTEIELKEAKEKAISVSELLGKTPLAEETLTDTADTTVIVDQELLGERPFSSLLRNVGGMIGVPEKNVPVVKRILSDPEVQKLLPYDSKILWSAKPERLTLADGTTSNFYLLYHVDREAAMQGKYITDARATIGGSGTQTAGQPVVNLNMNSEGARIWARVTGSNIGKRLAIVLDDKVYIAPVIRTKIANGASVIEGLEGMNEAKDIAIVLRAGALPAPVDIIEERTVGPSLGRDSINMGVKLGIIAFVIVIIFMTFYYKLSGLLADLALLLNLVFVLAIMSAFKATLTFPGIAGLILTVGMAVDANVLIFERIREELDRGKTVRSAIDSGYARALSAILDANITTLLTALILMQFGTGPIKGFAVTLFWGILSSLFTAIFVTRTIFNYITEKRVLKSLSI; the protein is encoded by the coding sequence ATGTTTAGAAAAACAACTATCAGATTCATTATAATAGGAATATTACTGCTACTGGCTTCATATTCCCTTTACTGGACGATTGCCTACCATACGATGGATGAATCTAAAAAGGAAAAACTACAGGCAGAAGGAAAACTGGACAAGTTCATAGATCGATCAATGAAAATGGGACTTGATCTACAGGGTGGGATGCACATTGTTCTTGAATTGAATCTGCCAAAATTGATTGAAAGCATTGCTACCAATAAAACACCTGAATTCTATGACGCATTAAATAAGGCAACTGAGGAATACAAAGCAACAGAAAGAGATTTCTTTGACATACTTTTGAATAAAGCCAACGAGAAAAATTTAAGGCTTATTAGGCATTTTACAAACAGAGGTTTCAAGAACAACGAAATCATAGATAACCTCAGAAATGAAGCAAAAGATGCTGTATCAAGAGCCCTCGAAATTATTCGTAATCGTGTTGACCAGTTTGGGGTATCAGAACCGACAATTCAAAGAGCGGGGCAATACAGGATAATTGTCGAACTTGCCGGAGTTCAGGATCCCGAAAGAGCAAGAAAGATTATACAGAGCACTGCACTCCTTGAATTTTATTTATTAAAAGATCCCTCTATCACTCAAAAATTCATCGAAGCCGTCGATAACTATTTAAAAACAGGGAAAAAAGAAGATGTATCCATAGATACATCAAAAGCAATAGATACTACGGAAATTGAATTAAAAGAGGCAAAGGAAAAAGCTATCTCTGTCTCGGAACTGCTCGGAAAAACACCACTTGCTGAAGAAACCCTAACCGATACAGCAGACACAACTGTCATTGTTGATCAGGAGCTGCTCGGTGAGAGACCTTTCTCATCTCTCTTAAGAAATGTCGGAGGTATGATTGGTGTACCTGAGAAAAACGTCCCTGTAGTTAAAAGAATTCTTAGCGATCCAGAAGTGCAAAAATTATTACCATACGATTCAAAAATTTTGTGGTCTGCAAAACCCGAAAGACTGACTCTTGCAGATGGTACCACTTCTAATTTTTATCTACTTTATCACGTTGATCGGGAAGCAGCAATGCAGGGCAAATACATTACCGATGCCAGAGCAACTATCGGAGGAAGCGGTACACAAACCGCAGGGCAACCTGTAGTAAATCTAAACATGAATTCTGAAGGGGCAAGAATCTGGGCAAGAGTTACTGGATCAAATATTGGTAAGAGATTGGCAATAGTGCTCGATGATAAGGTTTATATCGCACCTGTCATTAGGACAAAAATAGCAAATGGTGCATCTGTCATTGAAGGTCTCGAAGGTATGAATGAGGCAAAGGACATAGCAATCGTATTAAGGGCCGGTGCACTTCCAGCTCCTGTTGATATAATTGAGGAAAGGACTGTTGGACCATCCTTAGGGCGTGATTCGATTAATATGGGTGTAAAACTTGGTATAATTGCCTTTGTAATAGTAATAATTTTTATGACTTTTTATTATAAACTTTCTGGGCTCTTAGCAGACCTGGCATTGCTTTTAAACCTCGTCTTTGTACTTGCTATTATGAGCGCTTTCAAAGCCACTCTGACATTTCCTGGTATAGCTGGTTTGATACTGACTGTAGGAATGGCTGTAGATGCAAATGTACTAATATTTGAAAGAATAAGAGAAGAGCTCGATAGAGGTAAGACAGTAAGATCTGCAATAGACAGCGGCTATGCCAGAGCCCTCTCTGCAATATTGGATGCCAATATTACGACACTACTTACTGCTCTTATTCTAATGCAATTCGGAACAGGCCCGATCAAAGGATTCGCAGTAACACTATTTTGGGGTATACTATCTAGCTTATTCACCGCGATATTCGTAACCAGAACTATATTTAATTATATAACCGAGAAAAGAGTGTTAAAATCATTAAGCATATAA
- the secF gene encoding protein translocase subunit SecF, which yields MRLLKTTNINFLKYSRIAAIISLSFLTISVISVFFVRGLNYGIDFKGGVLVQVRFENPITTAEIRSIFSENNLGDAIIQKSNETNEFIIRLEKPQGSENIREKISEILSKIENNKFEIRKADQVGPKIGKELRKKALLAIISALFVIGVYITIRFQVRYAIGAVVALAHDVLFTLGIFSLTQLEISLSTVAAFLTIVGYSLNDTIVIYDRIRENIRLLKRETLPNVINKSLNDTLSRTIITSFTTFIAVFVLSFAPGEIKVFSIAMICGVMVGTYSSIYIASPVVIYFYNRFKAKKRK from the coding sequence ATGAGATTATTAAAAACTACCAATATCAACTTTTTAAAATACAGTCGAATTGCCGCTATCATTTCTCTTTCATTCCTAACAATCTCTGTCATTTCAGTTTTCTTCGTGCGTGGGTTGAACTATGGAATTGATTTCAAAGGTGGAGTGCTGGTTCAGGTACGATTTGAAAATCCAATAACAACTGCAGAAATAAGATCGATTTTTTCTGAAAACAATCTTGGAGATGCAATAATTCAAAAATCAAATGAAACAAATGAATTTATCATAAGGCTTGAGAAACCACAAGGCTCAGAAAATATAAGAGAAAAGATATCGGAAATTTTATCGAAAATAGAAAATAATAAGTTTGAAATACGAAAAGCTGACCAGGTAGGTCCGAAAATTGGAAAAGAGCTCAGAAAAAAGGCTTTACTGGCAATAATCTCAGCTCTTTTCGTAATTGGGGTATATATTACGATTAGATTCCAGGTAAGATATGCAATAGGTGCCGTCGTTGCTCTTGCGCATGATGTACTTTTTACGCTCGGTATTTTCTCTCTGACACAGCTGGAAATTTCACTATCAACAGTGGCAGCATTCCTCACAATTGTTGGATATTCTCTAAATGATACAATTGTAATTTATGACCGAATACGCGAAAACATTAGACTCTTAAAACGTGAAACACTTCCAAATGTTATAAATAAAAGTTTAAACGACACGTTAAGCAGAACAATTATAACTTCATTTACAACATTTATTGCGGTCTTTGTTCTATCCTTCGCGCCTGGTGAGATAAAAGTATTTTCAATAGCGATGATATGTGGAGTCATGGTTGGTACATATTCTTCGATATATATTGCCTCACCAGTTGTTATCTATTTTTATAACAGATTTAAAGCGAAGAAAAGAAAGTAA
- a CDS encoding adenylosuccinate synthase: protein MPVTAVIGGQWGDEGKGKIIDYLSCDADIVARFQGGSNAGHTIQIKDKEIILHQIPSGILRKSITCILGNGMVIDPVNLVREIKDVETIGINTTGRLFLSLNAHIVTPIHKFLDAYWENKAGNRAIGTTKRGIGPAYTDKIKRCGIRVRDLKNRENLREKVQNQLDYLKLLDNISNEDIEGIQKELEPFFESCEQIKHLAADTFSIIHKHIENGSNILLEGAQGTLLDIDHGSYPFVTSSNTISGNICAGLGISPKDIDKIIGVFKAYNTRVGAGPFPTEQLNEYGEYLQQKGYEFGATTRRKRRCGWFDAELARFAVKVNGVDYIALTKLDVLDELDEIKICTHYENGRYPEVYLEDAKPVYISLPGWKKSIKQIKEFDKLPAETINYIKKIEELLSVPIKIVSTGKEREEIIFID, encoded by the coding sequence ATGCCAGTAACAGCCGTTATCGGTGGACAGTGGGGTGATGAGGGTAAAGGAAAGATTATTGATTATCTCTCCTGTGACGCAGATATAGTTGCAAGGTTTCAGGGTGGCTCAAACGCCGGTCATACAATACAAATTAAAGATAAAGAGATAATTCTTCACCAGATCCCCAGTGGTATCCTTAGAAAGAGCATTACATGTATCCTCGGAAACGGTATGGTAATCGATCCTGTCAATCTCGTTAGAGAAATAAAAGATGTTGAAACTATTGGTATAAATACAACAGGAAGATTATTCCTTTCTTTAAATGCTCATATAGTCACTCCTATACATAAATTTCTGGATGCATATTGGGAAAATAAGGCAGGTAACAGAGCAATTGGCACAACAAAAAGGGGCATTGGCCCAGCCTATACCGATAAAATCAAGAGATGTGGAATTAGGGTGAGAGATCTGAAAAACAGGGAAAATCTAAGGGAAAAGGTCCAGAACCAGCTGGATTATTTAAAACTATTAGATAATATTTCCAACGAGGATATAGAGGGTATTCAAAAAGAACTTGAGCCGTTTTTTGAAAGCTGTGAACAGATAAAACACCTTGCAGCTGATACATTTAGTATTATTCATAAACACATTGAAAATGGGAGTAACATTTTACTTGAAGGTGCTCAGGGCACACTTCTTGATATAGACCATGGCTCCTATCCTTTTGTAACTTCTTCAAACACAATATCGGGAAATATTTGTGCAGGACTTGGAATCTCGCCAAAGGATATTGACAAAATTATAGGAGTATTTAAGGCTTATAACACAAGGGTTGGTGCTGGTCCATTTCCCACAGAGCAGTTAAATGAATACGGGGAATATTTACAGCAAAAAGGCTACGAATTCGGAGCCACTACAAGAAGGAAACGTCGGTGCGGATGGTTCGATGCTGAACTAGCAAGATTTGCCGTTAAAGTTAATGGGGTTGATTACATCGCTTTAACAAAACTGGATGTGCTCGATGAACTTGATGAAATAAAAATATGTACCCACTATGAAAATGGTCGATACCCTGAGGTCTATTTAGAAGATGCCAAACCAGTATATATCTCACTTCCTGGGTGGAAAAAGTCCATTAAGCAAATAAAAGAGTTTGATAAACTACCAGCAGAGACAATAAATTACATAAAAAAGATAGAAGAACTGCTATCAGTTCCAATTAAAATAGTTTCGACCGGTAAAGAGAGAGAAGAGATAATTTTTATCGATTAA
- a CDS encoding helix-turn-helix domain-containing protein — protein MGENIIQFQRENCCPRVSRGKRYYKIRSYRKTACEFGVNVKTVLKWVKRYQYMGLSGLRDLPQSPKSYQKQTLTGKE, from the coding sequence GTGGGAGAAAATATTATACAATTTCAGAGGGAAAATTGTTGCCCAAGGGTTTCCCGCGGAAAAAGATACTATAAAATCAGATCATACAGAAAAACAGCCTGTGAGTTCGGTGTAAATGTAAAAACTGTGCTGAAGTGGGTGAAAAGATATCAATATATGGGACTTTCTGGTTTAAGAGATTTACCTCAAAGCCCCAAATCTTATCAGAAACAAACTCTCACAGGGAAAGAATGA
- a CDS encoding transposase: protein MSRSFPGIIWQRCQTHFIRNFVSKFSRREVKRYICWLEDVFRAPDIDEAQRRKSLLIEKLERDGRYRIAEWVDEEIDYCFGVYGISERDRIRMKSTNMLERLNQEIKRRTRVVRIFPNDKSCLRLVGMICMEYSEHWQSGRRYLNVGDSKFDEILNMKLEVCDAV from the coding sequence ATAAGTAGAAGTTTCCCTGGTATAATCTGGCAGAGGTGTCAGACACATTTCATAAGAAATTTCGTAAGCAAATTTTCACGAAGGGAGGTAAAGAGATATATATGTTGGTTAGAGGATGTATTCAGGGCACCAGATATAGATGAGGCACAGCGAAGGAAGTCTTTATTGATAGAGAAGTTAGAGAGAGATGGAAGGTATCGCATAGCAGAATGGGTAGATGAAGAGATAGATTATTGTTTTGGAGTATATGGGATAAGTGAGAGGGATCGTATAAGGATGAAAAGTACAAATATGTTAGAGAGATTAAACCAGGAGATAAAGAGGAGAACGAGAGTTGTCAGGATATTTCCTAATGATAAATCCTGTTTGAGGTTAGTGGGGATGATATGCATGGAGTATAGTGAGCATTGGCAGAGTGGAAGAAGGTATTTGAACGTGGGAGATAGCAAATTTGACGAAATATTAAATATGAAGCTGGAGGTTTGTGATGCAGTGTAA
- a CDS encoding DUF4424 family protein, producing the protein MRFIIPVFIIIFQITPCVYSQSIDFFKEDISFILVGDTLHVKGEYYFSNNSSRPAMTLLFFPIKDFLKSTIRESITVFNLKEKKYVKVTTRNKGGILFPLSIEPCDTSIYYIEYSQKIQSDTLHYYLTTTAKWNKPLLEAIYRLIISKNVNIRSFSFDPDTIFAKGNFKIYLWEKHNFMPSKDFVVILQK; encoded by the coding sequence ATGCGCTTTATAATTCCAGTATTTATCATCATCTTTCAAATTACACCTTGTGTCTATTCCCAGAGTATTGACTTTTTCAAGGAAGACATAAGTTTTATATTAGTTGGAGATACGCTGCATGTAAAAGGAGAGTATTACTTTTCTAATAATTCCTCAAGACCTGCAATGACATTACTTTTCTTCCCCATTAAGGACTTTTTAAAAAGCACAATCAGAGAAAGTATCACAGTATTCAATTTAAAAGAGAAAAAATATGTTAAGGTAACTACAAGAAATAAAGGTGGTATTTTATTCCCTTTATCGATAGAACCGTGCGATACATCAATTTATTATATTGAATACTCTCAGAAAATCCAGTCTGACACTCTGCATTATTACCTTACCACAACAGCAAAATGGAATAAACCTTTATTGGAAGCTATATATAGACTTATTATTAGCAAAAATGTAAACATAAGAAGTTTTTCTTTCGATCCAGATACGATATTTGCTAAAGGAAATTTCAAAATATATTTATGGGAAAAACACAATTTTATGCCTTCAAAGGATTTTGTGGTAATTCTTCAAAAGTGA
- a CDS encoding gliding motility-associated C-terminal domain-containing protein, with the protein MPQGFKNGEGKLSIYNSLGQLVKTIQIRYRHYLTWDGKNEIGKTVNSGVYYYTISYENKIFYRGSIVFLK; encoded by the coding sequence ATGCCACAAGGATTCAAAAATGGTGAAGGCAAACTGTCTATATATAACTCTCTTGGTCAACTGGTAAAAACAATCCAAATAAGATATAGGCATTATCTAACCTGGGATGGTAAAAATGAGATCGGGAAGACTGTTAATTCGGGAGTTTATTACTACACAATCAGTTATGAAAACAAGATTTTTTATAGGGGTTCAATTGTCTTTCTGAAATAA